agttACAAATCCTACGACAATATTATTTGAGATTTGTAAACGCAATTGATAagaagttgcaagtataattataaaattacgaTTAATAAGTCATAATtcttagttataaagtcacaattatttacttattaatcataatcaaattcttaaattttttgcAAACGTTTACctttcgattataaatattatagtggtctaatgatattaatatatattaaaacataaaagaaaacaattaattaaattaaaaactaatataataaataaataatatatttatataagtgcgggtgtCGGACGAGGTggatactatagtacccgtaccTGCACCCATACCTACTTAACTTTATGGGTAATTATGTGTTCCCGTTCTCATACATATTACGCAGGTTTTTACCTTACCCATTGTGGGTTTTTTTTGCGGGTACTCACTGGATCCGAATCTAATTGTCATCCCTAGACGACAAcagttcaaaataaataatagcaATCACTTGAATGATACAAATctgaaattttatgaaataaataaacaattaaacattataatattaaatttattttcaacttgaacaagttaaattaaatataacattttattgCATTCTTTATCCATGTCTTAAATTGCATTTTTCATTCATATCATGCCATCGATATAACCCTAACACTAGTAATACGTAGTCCAAcaatttataacaattaaaacacacaatccaaaataaattagttttataatgtaattaaatataataacaaaGTAAACAAAAATGAGAGTTGGGTTACAAATCAACTTTCATACCTACTTCAAGTTGTTAAACTTCATCCACTTGTGCTCTTAAATCAATTACCTTTGATTTTCTTATCCAATTTTGAGTACAAATCAAAGCTTCAACAAAAGTAGAACTCAAATTACTACGAAATGAATCAAGTATGTGACCCCATGTACTAAATGCGATGACACTGTAGACACCAGAATAGCCAATATATCTCTAGTCAAACGAtaaatgatataatattattcaGACTTCTCTTTACACCAttgtaaaatatgaaataaagaaTTTTTGCTATATTCAACATCAACCTCAATATACCTATTCAACTCACTATTTGAcacatttgtttgttttttcttcattCTCAATTTAAATGTAGCATCACAATCAATATCAACATCATCAATAGATTGATTTGTGTTAGCCTAATTCTCAGGCTACACTACTAGACTCACCTTCATCACTAGAAATGGGATGTTCCACCACATAATGCTGAAATAATTTCTTGACAAGATCTTTGAATGTTTTCAACATATATTTGCTTTTATCATTATAcatattagtaaaataaaattcattatattCATACTTATAACGAGGATCTAGAAAAACAACCACAAATAGAAGatattttataacattattatccCAATACTTGTTAAACTTCACTTGCATTTTTACTGTCATCGTCGTCAATTTTTTATCTTCACTATTAGTTCATTTCATTAATGACTTCTGAACGACACACAATTAGATGTAACATGCAATgaaccacaaaaaaaaaaaaaaaaagagttgcATCATAAAGATCTTTAACAAGTTCACAAACACACGTGCACGATCCCATCAAAATGAATAGGAATACCTACTTCTTCACTAACAAGAAACacaacaaattaattatcttgATATCGAAGTCGATTAAATGcattttcatattttacaaCAACTTATAACATCAAATAGATAGAGTTCTAACGAGTTCAAATATTAAGAGTTGTCATTGCCTTATTATCTATATTACTCTTTTGTACACTTTTTAAAACTAGCAAGTCTAACCGGAGATGTCTTAACAAACTAACCCTTATCATTTTAATACACAAGTCGATAGTAGTTAAATCATCACTaacaatcaaattcaaaatatgaGTGCAACACCTCATGTGTATGAACCCTCCCTTTAACAAACTACGAACATTTCAATCATTCACCCCCCTTTAACTAAGTATATGATAGCAACAAtgttagcacttgtattataaATAGTTACACAATAAACAGTGTTATCTATTGTTCTTGTTGTACAACTGGTTCTAGTTCTAGAAGTTGACCTTCTACTGCTCCTTATTGTGTTGCAGTTGGTTTTAGAATTGAAACTATAGTGCAAGTAATTGTCCCATTCTCATGTTGTGAATTACTTCTTATGCCATtatcaaacaaaacccataaaatccattatcatcttcaataaaatacaaattttatgaaattcataacttaaatatttaaataaacttatgttttcatttttttatttaatgtcgttgaagatgaaaatatgagtttatttgaattatgcatttgatgaaatttgcattatattgaagatgattattaattttatggattttatttgaaaattttgacttttttgaatttttgtaaaaaaaaggataacattgttgatattttaaaacataaaatatcaaattgtcacttaaaattaaaataaatgatcgaatcgagaaaaaaaaaagaagataaataacTGAAACGTAAACTGAAATCAAGTTAAGGGACTTTGAATGCaattttgtctaaaattaaatattaaatgttaatcataaatattatctttttcaTATCTATTACAAGCAAAAGAAATTATTATActaaatattaagaaatttaattaaatacaactacaattaatttttataaaattgatgtaAAACACACGATaaatctaaaagaaaataaactaaatttttatatgtatttaattaaaaatttgaatcaaatatattaatgttttttatttgtttatatttgaaacaagaataataactattaatgttaaatattttaaattaaataaaaaaataattaattttttcttataacattcatcaaaattgatttatttataataataacatacaatCAAGAGAAGAGGTAAAAAATGGAGTGGACAGTAAATTGCAGAGTGTTTACAGGTGAATGTAACACGTGTAAGGCTAGATGAGAATGAATAAATTGATTGGTCACAGATCCTCGAATAACTAAACTCAATGACTCTCAAGTAAAATCCaactgaaaagaaagaaaaacagtGTAATACGGATTGGATGAGGTGCATACATGTACTATGCACTGTCAGTTACCCAATCAACCACAAATTTATagattatcttttttatttatttatttatttataaaagaggATGGTTTGTCGtactatattattatttgaaaaacaTCTTTATATCTAAAATTACCAATAATCAATGATACATGAAATTAGTACTATTTTATCATAATACTAACTATTAAAAATGTATGCACAAATATGTTGTTGTAcgatgaaatataattaaattatataaataatattataatataaatacacaatcaattatttttcatGTATTTATAACGTTTTTTTAGATAGATTTATTTGAATAGTATTTCATTGCCTTGAAGTAATTAcgccttaattttttttatttataaagtgtATGCTAATTAACATagagaaaaaatatagaaaattgaTAGAGTGAAAATAtaaggaatatatatatatatatatatatatatatttattgtttggAAAAGgatgagaaaaatataaaaatatttatgagcaaaaactttaaaaagtataagagaaaaaactaaatttatgtatttatttgtttttcattttctaagaatataaaattatccaatataaatataatattttccaaactttttttgttgttcaaaaataattatatgtcTTTACAACAAAAACACATATTAAATCCACCAATAAGATATTATATAAAAgacatattaaatataaaaaataacattatttacAGAAAAAAGCGACtaaacttaataaaagaatgaaCAATTTGATTTGTCTTCATAGGTACATGTTTCAAGTTATATAAAGAGAATATAACTAGCACTACCaacaatttttttccaaattttaatgccggcaaataaaaattattcatattttaaacgTTTTAAGAAGATAAAATGACTTATGTTTAGTGTTTCCAAATTCATAAGTTGTggataacataaaaattaataacatagcaaattttaatatgaatgtTTACAATACTTCGGTGTAATTTTTAagtagaaattttattttaataacccATGTTTTAGTGGGGATGACTATATATATCGTTCTATAGCTCTAatacaaattatgaatttgattattaatgaaattgcttaattttgattttataaaaaaagagagGATTGCATATAGAATCAAAGAGCCAATGTGCATAAGTAGAATAGcttaaacattttttatgtttgtaatttttaacaatttcaaAGGCTGATTATCacattttttatagaaaacTTGCAACATGCATTTATGTGCAAGGTTATTTTGAACGTGATAAACGAATTCAAAAGAGTTATTCATTTatagttttgaattttaatcattttttcaCGATCAATCTACTAAGATTTTATTGTTTGGAATTCTACAAAAAATGCATATAAAGGGAAAAGACATTATATTAGTGTATGAATAATAtcctaaataaaaaattaagaataaatttCTTTAGATATTGAAATCTATTTAAAAAGTAaacatcttttaaaatatattttttatgttatacaAAATCGAACTTTTAAccacataaaaaaataactcacatttaaaagtttttaacgtattaaagtaaaaaataaattgaaattgaaagttTAACACATTAAAATCAGTCACATTCAATATCATTACAGTCATTATTTtcataacatttttaaattttctgtgttaaaattaaattttaaaaataagtctaTATGTAAGgtcaaagaaaattattaatatttctaaCGATACATAATAGAGTTTCAATATAATCTATAAATTAAAGAATTTTAAAGTTAAACCCTAATTACAATTACCTGAATGCCAAACCATCTATACCACCAATAGCTGGTtagcattttcaatttctaagtATATATATCCAATGAAtttcaattaacaaaataaatatcaaagaAATAGAACTATTGGCATAACTAGGAATTTAACACTTGGTCCATGAAGAGAAGGATAACAACAATGGGCCATGGATGGGAAGTATGCCAAAAAAGGTCCAAAATTaccactaaaaaaaataaaagaaaaaaacaatcatATCATTTATGCAATTCCAAGTTCAACATCAGTAAATTGGTaatacaaaagaaaacaaaatcatatatgattttgacaataataaccatttatttatatttttacataataataaacaaataaaagtaaaagaatacaatgaataataaaaaaagaaaaatccaatttaaaaaatcatttggggaaaaataaaatcaagaatCCCTGATAGGCACGAAGCGTTAAGAATTTCTTGTCATTGAAGGTACCCTCATTTGTTGCTTGACCCTCAATCAAAGACCTATCTTTTCCGTTTTGCTTAGGGCTGCTTCATCACCAAAGCCCTAATCCACCACCACCACTCCTTACCACAACATGGGTCACGAAACTCTCTTACTTCCAGCCCCACCTACCACAGTTAACCCTCCACTCTCTGCTTCTTCTACTGCAGCACCACCTACCTCTCTTGCTCCTGGTTTTAGGTTTCACCCAACTGATGAAGAACTCGTTATCTATTACCTCAAACGCAAGGTTTGTGGAAAACACTTCCGATTTGATGCTATTTCCGAAGTTGACATATACAAGAGCGAACCCTGGGACCTAGCAGGTTTCTTACTACTCCCTTttccctaaatttataacctttTTTAACTTTTCAGTCATTAAGTTTCAATCTTTGCTGCTTATGGTTTATGGGTTGGTCTTGTTTAGGTTTAACCCAATGGGTGTagctttttttttattgaaatgggttttaatttttttggttaaattttaattttaatttttttttttaatttttatggtgATTTGCtgattttagttttgaattgtAGACTAATGTAAATGTGAATGGtggtttgaaaattttgtttagatAAATCAAGGTTGAAGACAAGGGACCAAGAGTGGTATTTTTTTAGTGCATTGGACAAGAAGTATGGAAATGGTGGCAGAATGAATAGGGCTACTAGTCAAGGGTACTGGAAAGCTACTGGAAACGATCGGCCGGTTAAGCATGACCTAAGGACTGTGGGGTTGAAGAAAACTTTGGTGTTTCATAGTGGTCGAGCTCCGGATGGTAAGAGAACAAATTGGGTTATGCATGAGTACAGGCTTGTTGATGAAGAGATGGAGAGGGCTGGGTCTGGGCCCTCTCAGCCTCAGGTGAGAATTTATAGATTTTAGAAATTGAAGTGTGAGATGAGCCTAAACTGTATGattttgtgttgttttgttGCAGTTAGTAAGGGCTTTCTTCATTTTGATGTTGATAAAATGAGGAGCTTTGTTGTATTTATGTGGTTCCCAAACCCGAATTGTGTATGACTCTTGGATGCAGGAGTTTAAAATTTGTTGTTCTTTAGTAAAAGTTGAACCATAGTTTGCTATGTACTGCAGTATGAACATTGTTATTATATTGCAATTGGTTAATAATTTTTGTGCATTTCTCTGTTGGATGGAGAAGGATGCATATGTCTTGTGTAGAGTATTTCACAAAAATAACATAGGACCTCCAAATGGGCAACGATATGCACCCTTTGTTGAAGAAGAATGGGATGATGGATTGGCAATGGTTCCCGGGGCAGCGTCCATGAATAACGGCTCTGTTGACCGCATATTGCGTCTTGAAGGCAACGGTGGTGTTTCATGCAGTGAAGGAAGAAATAATGTTGCACAGGTTTGTTCTTTCCCAGTCATTTCGGGTGTAGATTTAATCTTTGTCATTAGTCATTACTTTTGTTGGTTTTCAATGGAACATATTATTGACgctttttagtttaatttatgcATGGTCATTACACTTTGGTGAAAAAGTAATTGCAATATAGAAAGGAGATGTCAGTATTCAGTCAATCAATTGTAAAACTGATAACTTTGCCGAGGTTTTGAGAAGCTTTGCCGCATTCTTTGTATATTCTTCTTTTTGTCTTTGTGATTTGTTacctttatgaaataaaatagtaaaattgatgACTAGAAtatgcaaaataaaatttagtatgTTTGTTATGTGTTAGTTATGGATGCACAATGTTAATGTTCTACAAGCTACTTTTTATCCCTTTCTCCTTTCCCTTTATGCTGGAACGCTGGAACCCTTATCCTTCATATTTCTCTACTTTTCTTATCTTAGGTTTAGTGGAcctttttttaaacaaaaaataaaaattatgctCCAAAGTTATAAGGTATAAGGCTTTTTGGGTATGTGTGTCTTTAATATCAATTGATGCAAAGTACCTTGTTATTCCCTTTCTACATAGTTAAAATTTTGATCACTGAAGATCAGTGTATACCCTTGCTGATAAATTTTGGTATACCTTTTGAGGGACTCTATCTTATCTTTACTGATCCTTTAGCTTTCTTAAATGAGTGACTGTTCTTCGTACATTGTGTACTTCTTATCTTTGGAAGGATCGTGCAAAGTAAAGCTCGCCTTTCCAAGGATAGGCAATCTAGAACCACTGACGGCACGTGGCTCAATTTGCAAATCGAGCTCCATGTAGGTGGAAGCTCCATTTGGTATTGTAGTGTGAAGGTTTTCAACTGACTTGAAGCACCCTGTAGTCAGGGCTAACTGTTTCTAAGGTTATATGATATAACTTGCAAAGTTGCTTATGGAAATTTGCAAGGGGACTTGTATAGTATTTATTGACCATCGGTTTCATATAGTTTGAAGTCAATGAATTAATAACACCTGGTCCACTAGTTTGACTTACCCTGCTGGGTATTGATACcttagaaaaaaaatctaaataccAAAGTGATAACTTTAAGTTGGAGATATCACATTATTCTTGGTAAGTTGGTACTTGGTTGAGTCATACCATTATCGACATGTTGAGGCTTTAGAAGCTGTTGGGAGATACTTGGAAATTATGGACAGTCATTGGATCTTGTCAAGTATAAAATAGCTACCTACTTGTTGTATGGTGGAATCGTCTTGAATCCAGTAGCAACTTAAACTGACAGGTGCAGATCATGGAAAATTTGCGATCCTTTCAATTGATATGTAAAACAGTGTTGACCGTGAATAAGTGGCAAAACAGATGGCAGGGATGTTATTTGAGTAGAAATCTTGATCGGGTAGATACAGAAAAGTGGCGCAGTTCCTTCTTATATAGCATATTTGAGGTTGTAGACCCACGAGAGGGGTCCTAACAGAAAAATCAAATGGATACATTAGAAAATTTATCACCTTGTATCCCAAGAGTTCAACTTCTCCCCACCGTGTTTCTCCCTCCAATAATGTTAAACTCGGATTTGTGAAGAACACTAGGTATGTAGTATGAAGATTGGATTGTTTTATGGATATTTGAAGGGAGTTATCAATGAGTATTTAGTAGAGAGTTAATAGTAATTGGTAGAAAATTCATATTCAAAGCATTTGAGTAATTAGCTTTTTAGGCGAACTTCCAGAGCCCCATAACTTTGATTATTTATTGGTTGTATTTGCTTGCAATTTTTtcgtttaaatttttataagaacAACCTTTCTTGTTCTACCAACTTTCATTGGTTGATAATGTAGTAATTATTGGCAAATTAAATAAGAGCCAGGTAGCTCATCCCAAAGACGACGGTATCAAAGTACCTATCATTGTGGTGCTTTTGATGAGTTTATCAACAATGTGTATTAGAGGTCTTCCATGTTTTAGTAGAGAAGTCAAGGGTAGTACCTGTTTGCTGGTTTAGGAACATGATGATGCTTTTGTTGATTGATGTAATTAGTAGAAGAATTAGCTTCTACGCTGTTATGTATATATCTATCTGCCAGTTACTCTtatgcttaacattttgttgcGTTTTGCATCCTTTCAGGACTCACAATCCAACAACAATAAAGCTCCGCTTGACGTGAACAAGCTACCGATCGAAACTCAAAATCTTCTTGCTGTGTGCAAGAGGGAGAGCCAGGCCGAGTATCCATCACCAGAAAAAGATGATTCAAAGCATATGCATGTGGATGAGTACCCATCACCCCAAACCGATAACCCGAAGCCTTTACCTCAGATATACAAAAGGCGAAGACATAACATGAACTCCAACCATTCCAATGTTTCTGGAGATTCCTTCCCCAACAGTCAGGATCCATGCTCGTCCACAATAACCACTGCCGCGACAACACTCCCGACAACCGCGGTCACCACCACAACTACCAACACTGCACCGAAAAAACATTTTCTGTCCGCACTGGTGGAGTTTTCTCTACTGGAATCACTTGAATCGAAGGAAAACCATACCTCGGTTCCGCCAGTGGATTTTGACATGGATAGTCTTGAGACGTCCGTGCCTCCGAGTTGCGCAAAGTACATCAAACACTTGCAGAGTGAGAAGCAAAAGCTTGGTGTTGAAAAGGAGACTATGCGGTTCGAGTTGATGAGTGCTCAAGCCATGATCAACATTCTCCAGTCTCGCGTCGAAATTATCAGTAGAGAGAACGAGGAAATGAAGAGGATGATGAGAAATCCTTAGGAATTGGGAGTGCTCTCATTCCTTGTATGATGTATCAgttatgtttaatttaattttgcatatttggttatttttgtttttcttgagtAAGAATTCTAGTTCCTTTCTTTGCCTAAACATGTCAATGACATGCATCATTTAAAACTCATCATTCTGTATGTTGTGACTTTCAGTTTCCCATTGTTGTTGAAAATGGTCATCTTTGTCCTTACCTTTTTATGAATCAATAGATTAACAATCCAATTCAAAATCGATCATAACTGGAAATAGTAGCCATGATTTTTAACTGTTGTTTTTGGTGTTTCAAATGTGAGTAAAACTCACAttggatgaagaaaaaaaaaattaatattgaacGGGATATAAATGAGATgatccatatatatataaagtatcaatggcgttttttatttttaaaattatactcTCCATCCATAACCAGCTTGCTAACCTTTCCCAATTCCCATGACACAAAATTCTTCTACATACCAAGTAATTTGCTAAATGCTGGTTAATTATTCTtgatacatataaaaatataacctTCAAACGTTTAAGTAAAACCATGTTGTGGATAGAACttttgtgtgtgtatatatataaacctCGATCAGCTTCCTATAGGCCCTAGAAAATTGAGTCCGGTTGGTTAAGATTACTGGGTAAACTAactattttagttcttaaaagGGTAGAGTAAtttgtctttttaatttttgattcagtcaacaattcaaataaattctcgaataattaaaatgttaattaatttaatttctaacgttataatgataattaattatttcgataagttatatttatcagaaacttttatgataataaattatatttttcaaaaataattttatgattcaTGACTAATTTGAGTTTTTGGCCAATTCAATTACCTAAGGGATATTGTCATACACTTTCAAGGACTAGAATAGtagtttatcttaaaattattcagattgaaaattatttttgacacttttctagaaaattattttgctaagaaaattatttttatggtgaaaataaaagttatttttgatTACCTTTAAAGAAAATCATTTTGATTAGAAGAGACAAAAAAtgactttataattttaaacgGACACAAAATagcttatatatttaataaaaatatctaaataatatgtaccaaaaaaaatctctaaattatttatatcaaatatttttatttatttatttgaaaaaaattgttaataatgACACTAATTGTCATTTTACAACTAGGATTTAAACTCCTTGAAATTacacttttattataatttaagacAAACAAACTATTAGATTTAAAGATGACAATTGAGGCCATACTTATTTGATACATGTAAAAAATATCCATGATGGATATGGATAGTATAAAATTCACATCATCAGTATGAGTGTGAACACTAATAATTATCTGTAAAAATAAATGGATATGGTGCAGATACGAATATGGTAATCTTTCTGCACCtgcataataaatatattatttttgtttttatattattatataaaattattcatatatatgcATATACTATTTACACACAATACAAAATTCTCAACAAACATATGAATTTTATGGTGACTGataatatacaaatatttaGGTTGTGAATCTAAATATgcaaataaaatcacaataaaaattaattaaaatgttcttttttttttttatggaatacAAATATTCCACGACTAAgatatatataaagttaataattaatttcattataattagtttcaatattttatttttatttaaataaatttatgtttatagttaatttatgtttgttttgtttttattgatatcactaaatcaaataaatatttatatgattcAATACAGATTTGAACAATTGAGATActttagtttattatttttataatttaatattaaataactttaagtattttcttaattatgttaaaatgataCGATAacatatgatttaatttattttagttcaaacACAAATTACgaatacaaaaacaaaaattgacatTGATACTCATGCacctttaaaaacaaaaattcaaccgTTGATACTCATGCacctttaaaaacaaaaattcaaccgTTGATACTCATGCACCTTGAACAACCATAGATATTACTGATATCGAAACAAAAATTCAACCATAAATCCATAATGTGTTAGATAACCATTTGAACTCACCTTTTGTTTTCACCCattatttttgtgaaatttGGATTTGACGTAGTTAATAACGGCGTGACCATTTAATCTCAGTTAGACAATTGTGATTTAAacagtttttattattatgaaaaacaaaaattattaaaataagagatTTAAACGATCCGAACGATCATTAACTGTTTGAATACTTACAATAACTACGGCAAACTCAAGTTAATTTTTGTGACTAAACATGTGTGTGGTAACTAGTTGAACTCACCATTCGTGAGTTGGAATGCATTTAAACGTGAAAATGAATAAGCTGTAAATAGCATAGCAGCTTCGATGCAAAATTGCAAATGCACGCCCACATTTAATCCAATTAGACATTTCTTTTTGTAAAACGAATTTTTGACTTATTAATTTtcgttcaattttttttatgcataCGTTTTTTCATTCAATTCTATCCTCATTGTATTAACTAATGAATAGAATTATTACTTTACCCCTCTCTCTCACtctaactaaaaattaaaatataatagcTTATACATATATATTCTCATATTTCATTTCTTACCATGTGATAATATCATTTTAAGAAAACCGTGGTTGTCAAATTGTGAGATATGATCCAAAGTATGCATAAAGAATTATACTGTGAAtacataattattaaattatagaaatgaattgatttatttttattgataaaagaataattaaatttatattaaaaagtatatgaacatacaattttatttatatcaaaaattgaaaatgtgagtaaaatttaaaaatcgatttggaacgttgaatatgaaaataaacgactatttaagtataattaatcTATATATTTGAAACATAAAAAGTTGTTTATAGATACATCCTTTTTAAACAAAAGTGGTCTTGAAATTAGGTCTTTAAGACACATTGGTAATACTCCAACTATTAAACTCAATAAATACTTAATGATTTCTAGTCGGCTTTAATTATTCTTCTTAGAAATTGGATCTTTAGAAGACATGAGCATATCAAATATCATATTGACTCATCTATTTGGACTACACTTAAAGTTAGGCCACCTACTATATAGGAGAACAACAAATGACAACTTGGTAAGGGTAATAATATTAACTTATAGGTTGACAATTGGTTGGAGGAATTATTAGGTTTCTATTTTTAGTATTGATGAGAACATGCAATCTGATCTTGATGCCACTCTCAATCATTTCGTCTAGGATGCTCATTgaaaaatttcttcaattaatttaaataattatccaTAGCTTACTGTTAGTGACTGGTTGGTCAATGTTATTATTCCTAATTTTAATTGTGAGGATCACCTAGTTTGGAGACTAAACAATATTGGTGTGTTTTAACTTTAAAGATGCTTATTTATTCTTCAAATATTTGGACCGACAAATTTTTTGGGCCAAATCGCCAAATCCATTTGGCATAATAGCATTCTTTCCAAGTCTCTTATATTTTGGAGATTGTTATATAAAA
The genomic region above belongs to Cicer arietinum cultivar CDC Frontier isolate Library 1 chromosome 4, Cicar.CDCFrontier_v2.0, whole genome shotgun sequence and contains:
- the NAC30 gene encoding NAC domain containing protein 50 is translated as MGHETLLLPAPPTTVNPPLSASSTAAPPTSLAPGFRFHPTDEELVIYYLKRKVCGKHFRFDAISEVDIYKSEPWDLADKSRLKTRDQEWYFFSALDKKYGNGGRMNRATSQGYWKATGNDRPVKHDLRTVGLKKTLVFHSGRAPDGKRTNWVMHEYRLVDEEMERAGSGPSQPQDAYVLCRVFHKNNIGPPNGQRYAPFVEEEWDDGLAMVPGAASMNNGSVDRILRLEGNGGVSCSEGRNNVAQDSQSNNNKAPLDVNKLPIETQNLLAVCKRESQAEYPSPEKDDSKHMHVDEYPSPQTDNPKPLPQIYKRRRHNMNSNHSNVSGDSFPNSQDPCSSTITTAATTLPTTAVTTTTTNTAPKKHFLSALVEFSLLESLESKENHTSVPPVDFDMDSLETSVPPSCAKYIKHLQSEKQKLGVEKETMRFELMSAQAMINILQSRVEIISRENEEMKRMMRNP